From Prionailurus bengalensis isolate Pbe53 chromosome F2, Fcat_Pben_1.1_paternal_pri, whole genome shotgun sequence, one genomic window encodes:
- the TONSL gene encoding tonsoku-like protein isoform X1, with product MNVERELRQLSKAKAKAQRSGQLRDEAALSHQLGELLASHGRYAEALREHQHELQLLESIDDPLGCAVAHRKIGERLAELEDYSAALKHQQRYLELARSLSNHTELQRAWATIGRTYLDIYDHCQSQDALLQAQTAFEKSLAIVDEKLQGTLTKRELSEMRTRLYLNLGLTFESLQQMAPCNDYFRKSIFLAEQNRLYEDLFRARYNLGAIHWRRGQHSQAMRCLEGARECARALRKELMESDCCVLISQIFQDLGDFLAAKRALKKAYRLGFQKPLQKAAICRTLKYVLAVVQLQQQLQESEASDPRRAMGICEQLGDLFSKAGDFPKAAEAYQKQLYFAELLSRPGPELAVIHVSLAATLGDMKDHRRAVSHYEQELRLRGGDALEEAKTWLNIALSREEAGDAYELLAPCFQKALSCAQQAQRPQLQRQVLQHLHSVQLRLQPQEAPGTEARLQELSVPRDQEEDEDKEEEGDGDTPEASDVELSESEGDAEGWSQQPEEDEELRACLGRQRVNKVRMVWGYCVCPSHACQDCLVPSHLCFLSWDNCPQWNRRNDVGETLLHRACIEGRLGRVQDLVRQGHPLNPRDYCGWTPLHEACNYGHLDIVRFLLDHGAVVDDPGGQGCEGITPLHDALNCGHFEVAELLIERGASVTLRTTKGHSPLETLQQWVKLYGKDLDSETREKAGAMERLLRAAPSGRAPHGSQAPHALPRNQLFDPEVSPPSSPCPGPPETSQARARVSLGQTVPAVTRPRRSRHKLASSSSSEGEDNPGPPRPNQKRPRHSVQPQQDKAWTPGSTSNWEAAAASAPWVGVRGVGSAQSCHLGSGPPWGPGEATLQRPALIPEEECLASDWLEDDSPLLHSRQDGHLPRSPGSGDSTGRSASGSGNKSSSRPRARARQSRLPRLRSCGALVRAGGDGSSAAEPPWSPDVSRASGPNGEKSPVAGQPSQGPSLPPPIRVRVRVQDSLFLIPVPHSREVHSVAWLADQAAQRYCQACGLLPRLVLRKEGALLAPQDPIPDVLQSNEEVLAEVTSWDLPPLADRYRRACQSLQQEEHQEVLQAMECQGSGPSFSACSLALRQTQLTPLLRALKLHAALRELHLAGNRLGDGCAAELLAALGTMPGLILLDLSSNHLGPEGLRQLATGLLGQTTLQNLEELDLSMNPLGDGSGQALAFILQACPSLSTLHLQACGFGPSFFLSHQAALASAFQDAKHLKTLSLSYNILGTSALAQALQSLPAHTLQRLELSSVAASKSDSDLVEPVVRFLTKEGCALTHLSLSANHLGDKAVRELSRCLPLCPSLISLDLSANPEIGRVGLEELLSALQVRPQGLSFLGLSGCAVQGPLGLGLWDRITTQLQELQLCSRRLSTEDRDALRQLLPGQPGSACTLDRGPQLFYRRL from the exons ATGAATGTGGAGCGCGAGCTTCGTC agCTGAGCAAGGCTAAGGCCAAGGCCCAGAGAAGCGGGCAGCTGCGGGACGAGGCCGCCCTCTCCCACCAGCTGGGGGAGCTCCTGGCCAGCCATG GACGCTACGCAGAGGCCCTGCGAGAGCACCAGCATGAGCTACAGCTCCTGGAGAGCATCGATGACCCTCTGGGCTGTGCCGTGGCCCACCGCAAGATCGGAGAGCGACTGGCTGAGCTGGAGGATTACTCAGCTGCCCTGAAG CACCAGCAACGCTACTTGGAGCTGGCCCGTTCCCTGTCTAATCATACTGAGCTGCAGAGGGCCTGGGCCACCATTGGCCGCACTTACCTGGACATCTATGACCACTGTCAGTCACAGGACGCCTTGCTGCAGGCACAGACTGCCTTTGAGAAGAGCTTGGCTATTGTGGACGAGAAGCTGCAGG GGACGCTGACCAAGCGAGAGCTGAGTGAGATGAGGACCCGACTCTACCTCAACCTGGGCCTCACTTTCGAGAGCCTGCAGCAGATGGCCCCGTGCAATGACTATTTCCGGAAGAGCATCTTCCTTGCCGA GCAGAACCGCCTCTACGAGGACCTATTCCGTGCCCGCTACAACCTGGGTGCCATCCACTGGCGCCGAGGGCAGCACTCCCAAGCCATGCGCTGCCTGGAGGGGGCCCGTGAGTGTGCACGTGCCCTGAGGAAGGAGCTCATGGAGAGCGACTGCTGCGTGCTCATCTCGCAG atCTTCCAAGACCTGGGGGACTTTTTGGCTGCCAAAAGAGCCCTGAAGAAAGCCTACAGGTTGGGCTTTCAGAAGCCTTTGCAGAAGGCAGCGATCTGCCGGACCCTTAAATATG TGCTGGCAGTGGTCCAGCTGCAGCAGCAGCTGCAAGAGTCGGAGGCCAGTGACCCCCGGCGTGCCATGGGCATCTGTGAGCAGCTGGGGGACCTGTTCTCTAAGGCAGGCGACTTCCCCAAGGCGGCCGAGGCCTACCAGAAGCAG CTGTATTTTGCAGAACTGCTAAGCAGGCCGGGGCCCGAGCTGGCCGTCATCCACGTGTCCCTGGCCGCCACCTTGGGAGACATGAAGGACCACCGCCGGGCCGTGTCCCACTATGAACAGGAGCTGAGGCTGCGTGGTGGCGACGCCCTGGAG gaGGCCAAGACCTGGTTAAACATTGCGCTATCCCGAGAGGAGGCCGGCGATGCCTATGAGCTGCTGGCACCATGCTTCCAAAAGGCTCTCAGCTGTGCCCAGCAGGCCCAGCGGCCCCAGCTGCAG AGGCAGGTCTTACAGCACCTCCACAGCGTGCAGCTAAGGCTGCAGCCCCAGGAGGCCCCTGGCACTGAAGCCAGGCTGCAGGAGCTGAGTGTGCCCAGAGACCAGGAGGAGGACGAGGataaggaggaggagggtgatggTGACACCCCCGAGGCCAGCGACGTGGAGCTCTCGGAGAGTG AGGGTGATGCTGAGGGCTGGTCCCAGCAGCCGGAGGAGGACGAGGAGCTGCGGGCCTGCCTGGGCCGGCAGAGGGTGAACAAGGTGAGGATGGTGTGGGGGTACTGCGTgtgtccctcccatgcttgccAGGACTGCCTGGTCCCCTCACACCTCTGCTTCCTGTCCTGGGACAACTGTCCACAGTGGAACCGGCGCAATGACGTTGGGGAGACTCTGCTACACCGAGCTTGCATCGAGGGCCGCCTGGGTCGTGTCCAGGACCTTGTAAGGCAG GGCCACCCCCTGAACCCTCGGGACTACTGTGGCTGGACACCCCTGCATGAGGCCTGCAATTACGGGCATCTGG ACATTGTCCGCTTCCTGCTGGACCACGGGGCTGTGGTAGATGACCCAGGCGGCCAGGGCTGTGAAGGCATCACCCCTCTGCACGATGCCCTCAACTGCGGCCACTTCGAGGTGGCTGAACTGCTCATTGAACGGGGAGCGTCAGTCACACTCCGAACCACGAAG GGGCACAGCCCGCTGGAGACACTGCAGCAGTGGGTGAAGCTGTATGGCAAGGATCTGGACAGCGAAACCCGAGAGAAGGCTGGTGCCATGGAGAGGCTGCTCCGGGCGGCCCCCTCAGGCCGAG CTCCCCACGGCTCCCAGGCTCCCCACGCTCTTCCACGTAACCAGCTGTTTGACCCTGAGGTCTCTCCTCCCTCGAGCCCCTGCCCAGGACCCCCAGAGACCTCTCAGGCTCGTGCCAGGGTCTCTCTGGGGCAGACAGTTCCAGCTGTGACCAGGCCTCGGAGGAGCAGGCACAAACTGGCCAGCAGTAGCAGCTCAGAGGGTGAGGACAACCCAGGGCCCCCCCGACCGAACCAGAAGAGGCCCCGGCATTCTGTCCAGCCACAACAGGACAAAGCCTGGACGCCCGGATCCACCAGCAACTGGGAGGCGGCGGCAGCGAGTGCTCCCTGGGTGGGCGTCCGAGGCGTGGGCAGTGCCCAGAGCTGCCACCTGGGGTCCGGCCCACCTTGGGGTCCAGGCGAGGCCACCCTGCAACGGCCAGCGCTCATCCCTGAAGAGGAGTGTCTGGCCTCAGACTGGCTGGAGGACGACTCACCACTGCTCCACAGCCGCCAGGATGGCCATCTGCCCCGCTCCCCAGGCAGTGGTGACAGTACCGGTCGTAGTGCCTCGGGGTCAGGCAACAAGAGCTCCAGCAGGCCCCGGGCCCGGGCCAGGCAGAGCCGGCTGCCCCGTCTCAGGAGTTGCGGTGCACTGGTCAGGGCAGGTGGAGACGGTAGCTCGGCTGCAGAGCCTCCGTGGAGCCCGGATGTCTCCAGGGCCTCGGGGCCCAATGGGGAGAAGAGCCCTGTGGCGGGCCAGCCCTCG cagGGTCCATCTTTGCCCCCTCCCATCCGGGTGCGAGTGCGAGTTCAGGACAGTCTTTTCCTCATCCCCGTCCCACACAG CAGGGAGGTCCACTCCGTGGCCTGGCTGGCTGATCAGGCTGCCCAGCGCTACTGCCAGGCCTGTGGGCTGCTGCCGAGGCTCGTCTTGCGAAAGGAGGGAGCCTTGCTGGCCCCACAGGACCCCATCCCTGATGTGCTACAGAGCAACGAGGAG GTATTGGCTGAGGTGACTTCGTGGGACCTCCCCCCGCTGGCTGACCGCTACCGCAGGGCCTGCCAGAGCTTGCAGCAAG AGGAGCACCAGGAGGTGCTCCAGGCCATGGAGTGCCAGGGCTCGGGCCCCTCATTCAGCGCCTGCTCCCTGGCTCTGCGCCAGACCCAGCTCACCCCACTGCTGCGGGCCCTGAAGCTGCACGCGGCTCTCCGGGAGCTGCACCTGGCAGGGAACCGGCTGGGGGATGGATGTGCTGCTGAGCTGCTGGCCGCCCTGGGCACCATGCCTGGCCTGATTCTCCTCGATCTCTCTTCCAATCACCTGGGCCCTGAAGGCCTACGCCAGCTTGCCACAGGCCTCCTGGGGCAGACCACCTTGCAG AACTTGGAGGAGCTGGACTTAAGCATGAACCCTCTCGGGGATGGCAGTGGTCAGGCCCTGGCATTCATCCTGCAAGCCTGCCCCTCACTCAGTACCTTGCATCTCCAGGCCTGTGGCTTTGGCCCCAGCTTCTTCCTGAGCCACCAGGCAGCCCTAGCTAGTGCCTTCCAAG ATGCCAAGCACCTGAAGACACTGTCTCTGTCCTACAACATCCTGGGCACCAGTGCCTTGGCCCAGGCCCTGCAGAGCCTGCCCGCTCACACCCTCCAGCGCCTGGAGCTTAGCTCTGTGGCAGCTAGCAAGAGTGACTCAGACCTCGTGGAGCCTGTGGTCAGATTCCTGACTAAG GAAGGCTGTGCTCTGACTCACTTGAGCCTGTCTGCAAACCACCTGGGCGACAAGGCGGTGAGAGAACTGAGCAG ATGCcttcctctttgcccctcactcATTTCACTGGACCTGTCTGCCAACCCTGAGATTGGCCGTGTTGGCCTGGAGGAGCTCCTGTCTGCCCTCCAGGTGCGGCCccaaggcctcagtttccttggccTGTCAG